The window GCTACATTGTTGAGCAGGACGAAAGCATTGACGATGCCGCCGAGCGGATATTGTATGAGCTTACCGGCCTGCGCGATTTGCATATGCAGCAGTTTCATACCTTTGGCGAGGTAAACAGGCACCCGCAGGGCCGCGTAATTACCGTAGCCTACTATGCCCTTATACGCATTAATGGCCAAAAAGAGCTGCGCCCGGTAACCCAGTTTGCCAAAAAAGCCATCTGGCACCCGGTAAACGATTTACCCAAGCTGGCCTTTGACCACAGCGAGATATTTAACACCGGCTTTAATAAAATACGCCGCCGGTTGCACTATCAGCCCATAGCATTTGAACTATTACCTGAAAAATTTACGCTTACCCAGCTGCAATCACTTTACGAGGCAGTGCTCAACAAAAAACTCGATAAACGCAACTTCCGCAAAAAAATGCTCAGCTACGGTTTCCTGAAAGAACTGGACGAGAAGCAAAAAGGCGTATCGTACCGTGCCGCCAAACTTTACAAGTTTGACAAACGCAAGTACGGGAAGATATTCCAGGGAGAAATGAGTCTCGGGTAGGATTAGAATCAAGAATTAAGAGTCAAGAGAGCTGCAGGGAAAAGAATCAGGAATTAAGAGTCAAGAATCAAGACAGCTGCACCTTGCAGGTTATATATAAAACGGGTCGGAATTTATTTTCCGACCCGTTTTAATTTGGTCAGATGACAGAAGCTATCTAATTATAAAAGGGTTGGAGATATTTCACCTCCAACCCTTTTTTCTTCTGTCTTGACTCTTGATTCTTGACTCTTGACTCTCTCTTCTACAAAGAGCTCGGCGATAACTCCAAATGGTATTTAACCAGGTTATCTATAGGCGAGCGGATGATGTTGCCTACAACCATTCCGTTTTCGGTAACAACCTCTTCCAATACGTTACGGAAGTTGTAGCCTACAGAACCAATGCAGTTGAAGGTGTATTTTTGATAATCGGGGTAGTGGGTAACCAGGTTACGGAAAAAGTCTTCGAACGAGGTGCGTACTAAGTTGCGTGAATATTCAATATGCACATTATTATCGTAAACAAACTTGCTGAAGCTTGCACAAAAACGGTTGGCACGTGGCTGGGTATAAACCTGCTCGTTAATATCATCGGGCGTAAGTTTAAAGGTTTCCCAGAACAGGTTGCGCACCGGCTCGGGCATATAACCACGTAAGTAGTCAGTTAATAACTTTTTACCGATGTAGCAGCCGCTGCCCTCATCGCCAAGGATATAAGCGCCTGAATCGATGTTTTGTACAACATCTTTACCATCATAAATACAAGTGTTGGTACCTGTACCTAAAATAGCTGCGAAACCTTCGGTGTTACCTAACAAGGCGCGTGCAGCGGCAAGCAAGTCATGACCAATGTTTACCTTAGCTTTAGTGAAAACAGCTTCCATGGCAACCTTTACAAGGTTACGCATATCATCTGTTGAGCAACCTGCACCGTAGTAATTAACTTCGGTTATCTCGTTTTTATCAAGGTCGGTAGGCAAACTCTCGTTTAACGATTGGATGATGTACTCGGTGCTTGAAAAATAGGGGTTATATCCCTCAGTGTTGAAATACACTTTTTTACCTTCTTCGGTAACCAGACACCAGTTTGTTTTAGTTGAGCCACCGTCAGCAATTATGATCATAAATAAAGTTTTATTAGAAAAATTGGGTTAAAAGTATGATTAACTTATTGTAAAAAAAACACTTTGTAACCTAAATCATAAAAATTGCCATTTTCACGCCAATTACACTTTCTTTTTACACAAAATCTAACGTTAATGGTCTAAAGTATCATTATTAATAACACATTTTTACTATACCGGGTATTATAATAAATGTAAAATTAACATGTAATTGAGGTTTAGGCCATTACGATTAGTTTTTTTTGCAATTGTACGTAATGTTAAATTATTTAGCAACCCCTAATAAAAATACTTACATATAATTACACTAAGGCAGTTTGAGCTACATGAATGACAGTGAGTTTTTTGAAGGGATATGGACAGATTTTATAGCCGGATAATGCTGTTTTAACCAACCGGCCATAAACTCCGATCCCGGTTCTTCGCTGGCAATATGGCCCAGTACTATCAGGGCCAGGTTATCACCTTTAGCCTGCGCATCCCTCACATATTCGGCAGTTTCCCATTCCTGTATTTCGCCAACAATTAATACATCTGGTTTCACTTTGCCGGCCTCGGTTATGTGCCTTCGGCCACCTGCGGCACCGGGTAAAAATAAAACCTTCTGGCAGCTTTGCGCGGGGTTGCCAATGTAGCGTACTTTGTTAATGGATAGTTTGTTTTTAAGATAATCAATTAGCGCAGCTAAGCTGGTAGGGGGCAACACCAGTACATTCCCTAAATCGGGCCGGTAATAGGCGCCCCAGTTTAACAGGGTTAGCACGCCCAGGCCTACGCCATCTGGTTTAAGGCTGTGGATGTAATCGTGGTTACGCCAAACGGCAATGTTGTTATCTTTAAGCAGTTTGGCTTTGTATTGGTAAACATCATCGTTGGCCAGCCAGTCGGTTTCATCGGCATGGTTATAAAAAGTAGGCTCGTGGGCTATAATAAAATTGGCGTTTAACGTAATGGCTTGCTTTATCACATCAACAGTGGCAAACATGGTAGTAACAATGCCCGTAACTTTAATATCTAAACTGCCCGATTTTAAAGTATCAACCGTTTTAGGGAAGGGAGCCCCTGCAATTTGGCTGATAAACTTATCGATGATCTGCCCAACGGTAACATCCTCTTT is drawn from Mucilaginibacter ginsenosidivorax and contains these coding sequences:
- a CDS encoding NUDIX hydrolase gives rise to the protein MELMLPKFDSVFSIDCVIFGFEAGELKILLIERNEEPYKDWFALPGYIVEQDESIDDAAERILYELTGLRDLHMQQFHTFGEVNRHPQGRVITVAYYALIRINGQKELRPVTQFAKKAIWHPVNDLPKLAFDHSEIFNTGFNKIRRRLHYQPIAFELLPEKFTLTQLQSLYEAVLNKKLDKRNFRKKMLSYGFLKELDEKQKGVSYRAAKLYKFDKRKYGKIFQGEMSLG
- a CDS encoding N-acetylglucosamine kinase, with amino-acid sequence MIIIADGGSTKTNWCLVTEEGKKVYFNTEGYNPYFSSTEYIIQSLNESLPTDLDKNEITEVNYYGAGCSTDDMRNLVKVAMEAVFTKAKVNIGHDLLAAARALLGNTEGFAAILGTGTNTCIYDGKDVVQNIDSGAYILGDEGSGCYIGKKLLTDYLRGYMPEPVRNLFWETFKLTPDDINEQVYTQPRANRFCASFSKFVYDNNVHIEYSRNLVRTSFEDFFRNLVTHYPDYQKYTFNCIGSVGYNFRNVLEEVVTENGMVVGNIIRSPIDNLVKYHLELSPSSL
- a CDS encoding Nif3-like dinuclear metal center hexameric protein, whose amino-acid sequence is MNTTKEFFPLNEDHSRRKFIANVGKVAVASALLSAPFAGSAASFFDVKEDVTVGQIIDKFISQIAGAPFPKTVDTLKSGSLDIKVTGIVTTMFATVDVIKQAITLNANFIIAHEPTFYNHADETDWLANDDVYQYKAKLLKDNNIAVWRNHDYIHSLKPDGVGLGVLTLLNWGAYYRPDLGNVLVLPPTSLAALIDYLKNKLSINKVRYIGNPAQSCQKVLFLPGAAGGRRHITEAGKVKPDVLIVGEIQEWETAEYVRDAQAKGDNLALIVLGHIASEEPGSEFMAGWLKQHYPAIKSVHIPSKNSLSFM